A segment of the Mangrovimonas sp. YM274 genome:
ACTAAGCAATACCATCAATTGGAAGATGGCAAATGGGACCATATGATGTCGCAAACCCATATAGGGTATACCAGTTGGAATAATCCGCCAGTAAACAAAATGCCGGATGTTTCAGTTATCAAACCTCAGGAAAATGCCCAATTGGGGTACGTAATTGAACATGGCATCCCCTTGGACTCCCAAAAGGATAATGATGATAACTCAGGGCTGTATAGCCAATCATTTTCAACCTTCGACCCCATTAACAACCAAAACTATTATATTGAGATTTTTAACAAGGGCTTACAAACATTAAATTATACACTAGATACTCAGGAAAAATGGATAAAGCTTTCTTCTAAAGGTGGAAGTTTACAATATGAGGACAAAATATTTGTGACTATCGATTGGAACCTTGCTCCAAAAGGCAAACACTTTGGTCAAATTCTTATTGCTTCCAATGGAAAGGATTTTCCGGTTCAAGTTCCTATCCAAAATAGCCCTCAAAAAGTTTCAGGATTTATCGAAAATAACGGGGTAATAGCTATTGAAGCTGCAAATTATACAAACAAACACAACTCCAAAGATGTCCAATGGATTGAGGTGCCTAACATGGGAAGAACACACGCTGCCATGACCATGACACCATCCAATGCAGACAAGCAAGAACTAGGTAAAGACACCCCCTATCTGGAATATGAATTCACTACATTTAATACTAGTGACCTAAAAGTGGAAACCTATCTTTCTCCTACTTTGAATTATAAGAAAAAGGAAGGCTTGCAATTTGCCATTGCCATTGACCAAGAGGCCCCACAAATAATCAATATGAACGAAGGTGAAGATGTTCCGGATTGGGAATACCCCGCATGGTGGAACAATGCAGTGGCCGATCACATTAAGAAAAAGCTTTCAAAACATAAAAACATCACTGCAGGGACACACAAATTAAGAATTTGGATGATGGATCCCGGTGTTGTATTTCAAAGATTTGTTATCGACCTTGGAGGGTTACGAACTAGCTACTTAGGCCCTCCTGAAAGCATACATGTTAAAAAATAGTGGAAATAAGCCGAAAAACCACCTAAATTTTGGAGTAGGCATAAAGAAAAACCAATTAACAATGAAAAAGATATTTAAGCTACTTATCTGTGCGCTCATCGTTTCCTGTAGCAGTAGCGATGACGGAGGACCTAGTGTTGGAGGCCCAACCAACCCTACTGATGATGACCCTGTAGTAAATCAATACCTTCAAGAGTTTTCAGATTTTCCTATAGGCAACATTGTGTCCGCATCTAAGCTAAGTTCTAGTTCAGCTGCAAATACAACATTTAAGAATGTCTTATTAGATGATTATAATAGCATCACGGCCGAAAATGACATGAAAATGGCAAATATTTTTGTTGGTCCAGACACATTTGATTTTAGTGATGGTGATGCCATTGTTGCCTATGCCAAAGCTAATGGACTTCGTGTGCATGGCCATACACTACTATGGCATCCGGAATATGCCATTCCGGATTGGTTAGAAAATTTCTCTGGAACCGATGCCGAATTCGAAGCTCATATAGAAAACTATGTAAAGACAACAGTCGCTCATTTTGCTGCAGAAACTGATGGAAATGGAAATTCAATTGTTTCTGGATGGGATGTCGTAAATGAATATTTTGATGGATCGGACATTAGGTCAACTCTTTTTACCCAAAGAATGGGTAGCGATTACATTAAACGGGTTTTTCAATGGGCT
Coding sequences within it:
- a CDS encoding endo-1,4-beta-xylanase, giving the protein MKKIFKLLICALIVSCSSSDDGGPSVGGPTNPTDDDPVVNQYLQEFSDFPIGNIVSASKLSSSSAANTTFKNVLLDDYNSITAENDMKMANIFVGPDTFDFSDGDAIVAYAKANGLRVHGHTLLWHPEYAIPDWLENFSGTDAEFEAHIENYVKTTVAHFAAETDGNGNSIVSGWDVVNEYFDGSDIRSTLFTQRMGSDYIKRVFQWAREADPNVKLFYNDYNVVIQTKRQAIINMANEFIAEGIPIDGIGLQMHLNFEWPSASDISNALNDITNTGLLVHVSELDIGANPNNDITSLTSQRAELQADQYQRVSYYYTENVPANQQYGITIWGFRDQDSWRYDGGTDWPLLYDNSYNTKPSYDGFSAGLSSIPVN